Part of the Lucilia cuprina isolate Lc7/37 chromosome 5, ASM2204524v1, whole genome shotgun sequence genome is shown below.
atatatgtatatgatataaGAAACAAACCGCAACCAAGTGAATCTGAAACTATTCTTAAAAGCAAGTGCTGCgaacaaataaatttctaaaaggtTTAAACAATTGAAATCATACAGAGTAAACCGatctttagttaaattaattctCTTAACATGTTACGTTTAATTATTCTTGTACTTTGTTTAGCTGTTCCAGACTTGTGTTATTCGAAAAAAGAACTGGAGCTGGAGGTTTGTACAGATTTAAATCCTGGATATAATGAAAAACCTCAAAATACTAAAGCGCCTTATCAATTTTATGGAAAACAATCCATGAAGTCAGGTGAAAAGATAACCCTAAGCTTAAGTGGAGATACATTTTTAGATTTCATTATACAAGCTCAAAATTATCGAAATGAACCTATTGGTAGATTTAATGTTGTTGAAAGTAAAAAATCAAAAGCTATAAAATGTTCAGCTGAAGAGGTAAGTTGTTAATagtaatttattaatgttttttttttaataatttaattctttatttaGGACACTTTGATTAATATCGATTTGTACAATAAACCTATGAAGGGTGTTCAATTTGAATGGTTATCTCCTATCAATTACAAAGGTACCGTCAACTTTGTGGCAACAGTTTTTAAGGATCGTCATACATTTTGGGTACGCAAAGTAACCCGGAAGGTTACtgtaatatagatttttttggaatgaatgccttttttaaatttaaggacTTTTGTAATTCACAGTTATGAGCTTTAATTATAACAACTTTGAAATGATCTCAACTAACTAGTTCATTTTAGTCAAGTTTCATTAACcgtttgttgtaaatttaagtttatttcttgaaatattgtttaattaacacatttaaatataaatgtcaacaaatttatttaattgagtACAATatcaaaatgattttaattaaacttaacaTCGTAACAAAAGTACCAGTGGCTCGATTCCCTTAAgtaatttcaatgaaatatgaagtcattaattttcttcaaaaaaatatgaaactttCATAAGAAGtgtttttagaaaagaaaaagggTTCAAGAAATTAGCATTTTCTTATGAAATATGACAATTTAAAGCAAGAAaatcatatataattttaagctttcataaaaaataacccCCAAATGAAATGTCaccaaatttttaatagaacaaCAGTAAAAAGGCGCGTGCAATAACAACGTATTAGCGTCTTAGCAAGTGTTAAGATAATTTCCGTTTCCTTTGtgctgttattttgtttttgttcttgttgcgACACTAACACTAAAAAAGGGTTAATCCTTAATAGGACATATAAAAACGGTATAAAAACTATTGTTCTGCAACAATAAACAAGAATTAAGAGTACAAATGGAGATGGAAGTAAAGAAGTAGTAAAGTATATGGTTTTGGCAGATACGACTATAAAGCGGCTACATTTTAAAGAGCACTTTTTGGCAATAAAatgtaaagaatattttaaatttttttgctccAGATCGAAAAATCCTTATGAAATGGTAATCCAATCGATTCGAAATGTTTGTAATTGTactaaataaaactgaaatttgtAGAGAACAGAAAAGTACATAACATGTGTTAGtcagttagatagatagatagatagatagatagatagatagatagatagatagatagatagatagatagatagatagatagatagatagatagatagattgatagatagattgatagatagatagatagatagatagatagatagatagatagatagatagatagatagatagatagatagatagatagatagatagatagatagatagatagatagatagatagatagatggatagatagatagaatctATTTAATGTCCATCCTTAAACCAGATAATCAGTACAACATAATAACAAGTTAAACTAATTAGTAGAAAATTTACGAATCTACTTCTTATGGAACTAAACGGAATCAGATAAGTACTcggaattcaaaattttaatgaatacaATGAATACACGGTAGTAACAAATGCTGTCCTCCCTTTTTCCCAAAGTTAAACACTTGTTTACAACTTCGTGCATGCTGACCCAAACTAAGGTAGGGTATTAAATGTGCCAAAATGTATCTTtgacaattgttaaaaaaacagaaactctAAGTCAAAATACACATATAATGCAAAGATGTAAGGATAAAAATAGAGACGAGAGGTCATTTATAATGTGACATAAGTGGTATAGCGTAACAAATgatacaacatacatacacatagacaaataaaacatatatacgaaaaaaaaacactaaccgGAAATGAGGGTAACTCATAAGACATACTACGTGAAACGTATGTATCCTTACAACAATCATTCATACAATACACCAAACAAAAAGGTCTCAAAAgactatttagttaaaagtaacaaaaataacaacaacaaatcttaactaagaaattttgaaaaatgactttaattctttaatataaaaagcaaTTTCGTTacgtttgtatttatttttttcttaatattttgatCAAATGATTGAAAGCCTTCCAATCATAAAGAAGGATGTCATAAATCTTgataatttttgtgaaaaatcccGAATACGTTCATTGCCATGACAAACTATAAATCACAACAAAACATGTATTTGTTGgcaaatttgatttataattattttagaaaataaccccaattagaaaatatgtatttcaaaatatattattaaagtaaagcaatttctttgaatttttaaatatttatgtttgcggctttaatttatatgttgcaatagaaaacttgtctaggtttctttaagaaaaaaatgcttcAATGTTGATTAGATTTTGcgatattgatttttttctattcctgCCAATCGTCGTTCATAGAAAACGTgactaaaatttaaagtttttaaattaaagttaccGCCACAACTGTGTTTTTCTTGGTTTTGTATTCTTTTGCGTTTCGATTAAAGTTTAAGGAAGAATTTGTCTAATATTTTCTTTCGtacaaatagttttaattaaaaagttttctttacagTTCAtagacaaatattatttttggtttttgttgttgtatgttattattataagaaaaatttgtcggtttattcatattttataatactagactatagactagacttaagactagaccatagcttagactttaggctagactatagcttagactttagactatagattagaccatagattGGACTATGtagtagactatagcctagactatagactagactatagactatagcctagactatagactagactatagactagactatagactagactatagactagactatagactagactatagactagaNNNNNNNNNNNNNNNNNNNNNNNNNNNNNNNNNNNNNNNNNNNNNNNNNNNNNNNNNNNNNNNNNNNNNNNNNNNNNNNNNNNNNNNNNNNNNNNNNNNNgaaatagaactgaactagaactgaactagaactaaactagaactgaactagaactgaactagaactgaactagaactgaactagaactgaactagaactgaactagaattcaactagaactgaactagaactgaactagaactgaactagaactgaactgaactagaactgaactagaactgaactagaactgaactagaactgaactaaactagaactagaactgtactaaacaagaactgaactaaactagaactgaactagagtatCAGATCTCCCTAGGAGCTGATAACTGAGAAAAATTCTATTATACAGTTGAAGCCAAGACGCACCCGCTTAAGAAAGTTTCGATAGAATTTTACAGATTGTAAAAGCCTAAACCTTCAAATCAATTGAATCCTTTAACTATCTGTTATATAGATTTTTGTCGAAAAGGTCAACCCTTTTCACAGACCGTTTAACATTTAGGCACTTTGTTTGAACATTTAAAGTGTAACAACAATGACGACATCAAATTAGCGTAACTTAAATGGCTTTTAAACAATACAACACAACGCAATGACTTTTTGACATGTAAATTGCAACCCTaattctaaatataaaaacaaattttacattttaactactattttatgtaaatttataaagaaagtaaGAAATGCAAAATTTAGACTATTAGTTtcccaaaacaaaataaattaagaagaAAGATTTCAAAAACAATTGATTCATGACTGTttacagaaataaaaattatttaaaaataacggtATTTGATGATTAATATGCTAATAACTCTTGTGTGGATGTGTTGACAAGTATTTTGACATTTGACATGAATACCTTTataatttctaaacattttcaaatctctattaaaaatacaagaCAAACTTTTACCCATAATTCCTCGGCTTATTACATTTTACTTATAATTCCAAAAGCAAATAATacaaatgtcatttaaagtcAATATATCATCATTTTGTTTGCCTCCACATATTCAGCATCTTGCAGCAGTCTGTCTAGAATTAATAAAGTCTATAATATGAATTCTATTGGAACatcaaaaattccatttaaacgtTGGCACGCGATTGTCTTTATTAGTTTTCATATTCTTTATATTCCACCAACCAACCATTCATTCATCCATCGTAGATTATTTAAGGGAAGAGAGGAAGAGAGTTTGAGTTTTGTTGTACACTTCATTGGTGTTAAATTAATGAATATTATAGAATTCCAACGTATTGTAAATCATTTTAATCCGACATTATTATCatcaacatattttataaaaga
Proteins encoded:
- the LOC111688123 gene encoding defense protein l(2)34Fc-like, giving the protein MLRLIILVLCLAVPDLCYSKKELELEVCTDLNPGYNEKPQNTKAPYQFYGKQSMKSGEKITLSLSGDTFLDFIIQAQNYRNEPIGRFNVVESKKSKAIKCSAEEDTLINIDLYNKPMKGVQFEWLSPINYKGTVNFVATVFKDRHTFWVRKVTRKVTVI